TGGAATGGGATATGTACCACTGAACATGCTTGGGACTATACAGGTACTTCATTTTATTTCTTGCATAATCAGTTTGTTTTTTCCAACACATGTTGAGCTCATTTCTGGACATATACTTTCAGTCTCAGAAGACTGCAGAACTACTTCTAGATCTGAAGGTGAACAGTATTATCTATAGCCCACAAGTTGCATCTGTTGATACTGCAACTGCTATATGCGAGGTGACTGTAATATGAACTAACAATGAAGTTCATTAAATTGTGTTCCCTTTTGCTTCTTCCTGTTTTTGGCCTTCTATATTTGATCCCGTGAGGTTATTGCAGGTCCAAGAGGCGGCAGATTGCTTAGGTGCTGATTGTGTGCCTCGTTATGTGGAAATGAAGAACTTGCTAGAACTTCAAATTGATGATGCCTTTCAAGCAAAGCAAAAGGTTTGACCATCTTCAATGTCCACAATTTCTGCAAAGCGTCATACAAGTTCTACTAGTGAATAGATTATTTCAAGCTATCTTTTATGTCTTCAAAATTTGCACGTACCTTTTCAATGTACTGCCCTATTCATATAGTGTGTTTGTAGCTTGGAAACACTCAATGTTTGTGCACTTAAGTAATCATCAatgcttttctttccttctgCAGAGCTTTGGGGAAATAGTTCAATCAGGCTGGATGGGCAGCATGGAATACAAAACACTAGAGCGACTGTGGGCTCAGTCCAAGGATGCGTGGCAAGCCTTGCTAAATGAATTGCCGGATGATAGTGAGTCGGATCGAGTTGTTGTGGCCGTAGGCCATCCAGCCATTCACCTTGCTCTGATCTGTCGATGCCTCGATTTGCCAATGGAGTACATGTCATCTTTCCATCTAGACGATGGAAGCATCAGCGTGATCGATTTTCCAGATGGACCTAAAGGAAGAGGCGTTGTCAGATGCACAAATTACACAGCCCATCTCGGAAGATGGTCAATACCTATTACGCGGCCAACCGAAAATGATGAGGAGTTCTAACATTCTTGAAGGTAACGTTTTCCGTGTTAATGTATATAGCATCCTTCAGAAACACACACGTGTAAATATCTTACATTGATGTACGTATATCTTAATCTCAATATGACAATGTCTGTGTACATAAAAAATGTATACGTGCTCAGTTGAAAAAAGATCTCCATGTTTCTGCTGCCCTCTTGCATGAAGTGTGAACATTTCTGAgtctgtctgtctgtctgtGGTAAGGAGAACCCTGCACTCGGTAGCGATGCAGATTTGGCTCAGGCTGAGCTCTGAAACTTGCACTCCTTTTGTGTCGccaagcaagtgtgtgtgtgtgtgtgtgtgtgtgtgtgtgtgtgtgctcgCATGATGACATGATGTCAAGTGGTTATCAGTTACATTGACGAAGATACTGCCAAAGGTTGTTGCCACCAGGCATGACTCGATCTGCATGGCGGAAGGTTCACATCACAGCCTGGGCAGGAGCGTGACACGTGTCTTTTCTCTGCCACGTGTAGCTCTTCATCCTCCTGCAGCACTGCAATCTACAGGCTACTGGCTACTGAGCCTTTGCCGAGTTTGGTCCATTCCTTAGATCCTACAACTGCAATCTCCTAAAATGGATTCAGCACCACACCAGGTGTCCCAATGCCAGCACGATTACTCCTTGCCGGCCGCGGTCTCCGGCAACGGCCTCTACACCGGCCGGCCAAGAAGCTCACCCGCCGCCGATTCCAACGATGCTCTCCTCTTCctggccgggccggccggctggcTCATTCGGCTGGTCGCCTTCCTCGGGGAGCTCGTCGCCTCTGCCATCCTCGGCCTCGTCTTCCCCGTCGCCACTCTCGTCGGCGCGCTGCGCGCCCTTCCTACGGTGGTCGCATCCAACCTCCGGCGCGCGGCCCTCGGCCTGCTCGCCGCGGCGTGCACCTTTGCCGCCCTTGTCGCCGCGCTGTTCGTGTCCGTGCTGCTCGGCTTCGTTCTTGTTCGGCACTGGGTGGAAGAGCCGGTGACCGTGCGCCGGCCACTCTACTTCGACTACACGGAGGCGCAGCCGAGCGCCGCGGTGGCCCTCAGCGGAGCGCGGGGCGTGGCGCTGCCAGCCGGGCACTCCGTGAGGGTGTcgatggcgctgctgctgcctgaTTCCTACCACAATCGAGAGATTGGCATGTTCCAGGTATACAACTGCATGATTTTACTCGATTCCTCATCCAAATTTCTTGGACCTTAACAATTCTTGTGCTGACTTGAATCTAATGATGAACTTACTTTCTGCAGATTAAAGCAGAGGCAATCTCCGTCAGTGGAATCACCATGGCATCAGCTGCGCAGCCATATATGCTGAGGTACAAGAGCACCCCTGTCCGGCTAGCGCAATCTGCGCTGATGTGTGTGCCACTCACTCTGGGCGTGCGCAGCGAGACCCAGACTGCAAATCTCAAGGTGTTGCAGTATAGGGAAGGTCATGGCCGTCACAAGAGAACAGGGCTCATCAGAGTTCTGCTGCAGCCAAGAGCTGCTATAGTGCAGCTGCCTCAGGTGTACAAAGCAGAGGTTGTTGTGCAGACAAATCCTCCGTGGACAAAGAGCCTGGCACGGAGCTTTAAATGGACATTATGTGTGTGGGTGTCTTTCTCTGTCTAcattgttcttgttgttcttgcCATTTGTTGGGTCCGGCCCCTTGCGGCATCCGCGAGAAATAGAAGGTTATCTGAACTTCAGGCCAATGGAATGATGACTTCTCATCTGGGTACAGTAGACATTGGTGAGAGCCCAAGCCAGGAGTTATCTGAAGATTTTACGgtgaagaggagagagaggagaagcaAGTGGAAATCACAATTTCGGAAGCAATTACATGGAGGCAGCATGGACCTCGAGTTCACTGAGGGTTCGACTTCTAGTGTTGCAGTGGTGGAGACTGATCAGGCCATGACCCATGAATGATCCTTGAGAatccaagtgcacccaaataccCAATCCTCAGGATGATATCAACTCATTCGATCAAATACGTTGCTGTGAAATTTGTGTTTACTGTTACTGCCAATTTTCTGTATATGAGACCCAAATATCTTTCATGCAAGCTTTCGAACAATGCGTGTAAAAAAATGTATCAATGGATGAAAACTGCACGAACTTCATGGAAATTGTGTTCCTTATTCATGTGTCTCCCAGACTGTAGTTCTTTGGGTGAATATATTTTCATGGAAATTATGGACTGTCCCGTTTATGGTTATAGATGTTGGCCATAAGAGCATGGAGCAGCATGTTTCTACTTCTACATGCCAGTATCTTGTAAGTTGAATTTCTCTCAGTAATCTGTGTATTTTACACCCTCTCTAACAATAAATTGTCTAGTTCAAACCATCTGCTTTCCTGCAACTATGTTTTCAGTAGCCTTTCTTGTTCCTGTTCCTTTGTTGTGCATGTAGACAGCGAAAGACTACTAGTAATTTGTTAGATTGGCCCTGCTTATTACAGGTGCTGAAAATTGTATAAGCTGGGACCATTAATGCTATAGGACACTGAGGTTTTGCACAGGTTTTAATACTTTTTACTAATCTTATTACAGCTCCTGAAACTGTCAGATAGGGCTATTGTGAGCCTCAAGCAACTGATCCACATGTCTTCGTGCACCAATATTTTGTTTCCTCAACAAAGTAGGGTGGAAACTAATATGTTGAGCATTGCACAATCATTTATTGTAAATATTGATGGGCTAGAACCGTGCGGGCTCATCTTTTAACAGAGACTTCTCATGCTGATCAAAAGATTGAAGTGTTTTGAGCTTTTGCAAGTTACAGCAAGCTGGGCCATCCCAACTACACCGGCCCAGAGGAAGGaaacttcatcatttccaacTGGGAGTTACCTGGTATCCTCCTTCCTATCGagtgcataattaatttatttcgATGTCTGAATTGCATCCATGTTGATTTTTCTCTGCGTTTTAGTCTGCAAAGACTTGAGAAGTATCTGCTCCATCTCcccaactgcttcactgctgtcAGTTAGGATTATTAAATCGTCTCCCCTGTTGCAAAAATTTATACTTTAACTGGTCAAATAGTAGGTTAGGTGATATAAAATGCTCTTTTGTCAGCTTATGCATTTATGGACCATTTatagtaaaaaaaattctagtTGAACAAGAACAGAAAAAACGTGTACATAATTCATCTATCTGCCATGCTATTATACATATATGAATTGCAGCATTATATTTGGTTCTCACACTATTGACCATAAATTTTGTTCCTACTAACTATGTGGTCCCTTATGTGAGGAGATTTACATTATCTGGTTTGCCATAAGAAGGAAGTAAAAAAACCTAATTTGCAGCATTACATGTATTTCTGTTTCTTCCTGTTGTTGGAAGTTAAAGAATTACTGTCTACTGTTCTCAGGAATCCTGTCTTCCTTATTTTAAGGTGGGTGCCTAATTTAATGACTTATGCTATACCAATAGAGTTTAGTATGGGGCTACTAGTTTTTCCTCCTCTCGGATCTGAAATCAAAGTCAACAATCATGAATCAATTTTAATGACTTATGCTATACCAATAGAGTTTAGTATGGGGCTACTAGTTTTTCCTCGTCTCGGATCTGAAATCAAAGTCAACAATCATGCACCAATTCTATAATGCTTTTGAGATAAACAACTGGTTTAGCGAATGCATGTATCACATTCTCATATTCTCACATTGCTTCATGATTTGATTTAGTATATAAAATGATTTTTTTACCATGTTTCACATTCTCATTTCTCAGATCAGATTGGTTCATGACTCATGGACCTGTTCATGGACCAATGGGCAGATCCTTGTGAACCTGCATCAGCACGGCAGTAGGTGAGTCTTGGCATAGTCTCTCTGGCAATTAATAAAATGCACTGGATAGATGGGGGCAAACTTATGAGACTAAGGTTGTATCCTGTGCAGCACATTTGATCTGCCATCTGTTTATTGGAATTTTGCAATTTAAGAGTGGTTAGTACAGAGTGGTACCTTAAATGTTGAACGAAAATGTTGCATTAGGCCTATGAACAAAAATGGGGACACTAGCCATGTGACGAGGCctgaaattttttgaagacAAATAGATCTCATGCTTTACCTAATAATTTGAAAGTTCTGAAGGATTCCAATTAGTAATACTTCCAGCTTGATGTGATGTCGATGGTTCTTCATTGCCACGCTGCTTCCTGCTAAAGTAGGACCAACTGGGCTCTTGATGGAGTGGAAACTTCCCATGCTAATCAACAGTTGCAACCTGCAAGTAGCACGAGGGGCCATTCCAACTAGAGCGTAGAAGATGACAAAATGCATCTCTAGTTGGCAGCAAAGTACATATCTGGAaatctgttttttttcttctaatgcTTCTCTTTCTTCTGATTAGGGAACTGAAGATAACAAAGGTGTGCCTCCTCGACCGCTTAACTGCCTTGCTGCTACCAGCTAGAGTAATATAACTTCTCTCCAATTGCATACCACTTTCTCTTCAGCTGGTTCTATTGTAAGTCAGAAACACAAAGGCCTGTTTTTCAACTTGTGTCCTTTGCATTTGGCGAATCTCATTGAGTCATTGTCAATACCTAGTctaacaagaaaaaaaagagaattacATCCATCTGTTGCTGAATATGATTGAACCTAGCAGAATACTACCTTGCCTCTTTCCCTTTCCTGGCAATACAAATTTATGTTTGCCAACAGGATTATTTTTTCGCGACCATTCCTTGGACCTTGGCAATACAAATTTATGTTTCCCGACAAGATTAGACATGTAGACTGTGCATCATTGGGCATGGATACCACATTATCTGATCTTTCCTGAGAAGGAACGGGAGTAACAattgtttttaaaaaaaaacagataaCCAGCTTTTATAGAAAGCTAATAAATTAAGAATTGCTTTCGACTTTTGCCGGTTGTTAAGAGCTGAAAGCTGTCTAATGTAGTAATGTTATCAGGGATCTGCTCTCCTTGTTTTCAGACGAGTGTCTCATTTCTTCTTTAACAATTATTCAGCACGGGGGGTCGGGGgcaaatattttaattttttcatCCACTTGGACCTATAAAAAAAGCAAAGTCAACAAACTATGCATAAATTTTTGATGCTTCAGGGATCAAGTTCCTGGTATTTCCGGCACTCTCATCTATCGAAGTAGATTGCTCCATGAGCTTTTTTTTAAGT
The genomic region above belongs to Panicum virgatum strain AP13 chromosome 8N, P.virgatum_v5, whole genome shotgun sequence and contains:
- the LOC120685756 gene encoding seipin-1-like is translated as MDSAPHQVSQCQHDYSLPAAVSGNGLYTGRPRSSPAADSNDALLFLAGPAGWLIRLVAFLGELVASAILGLVFPVATLVGALRALPTVVASNLRRAALGLLAAACTFAALVAALFVSVLLGFVLVRHWVEEPVTVRRPLYFDYTEAQPSAAVALSGARGVALPAGHSVRVSMALLLPDSYHNREIGMFQIKAEAISVSGITMASAAQPYMLRYKSTPVRLAQSALMCVPLTLGVRSETQTANLKVLQYREGHGRHKRTGLIRVLLQPRAAIVQLPQVYKAEVVVQTNPPWTKSLARSFKWTLCVWVSFSVYIVLVVLAICWVRPLAASARNRRLSELQANGMMTSHLGTVDIGESPSQELSEDFTVKRRERRSKWKSQFRKQLHGGSMDLEFTEGSTSSVAVVETDQAMTHE